A stretch of the Sulfolobales archaeon genome encodes the following:
- the cas7a gene encoding type I-A CRISPR-associated protein Cas7/Csa2 → MASMSISLRVEVNAEAFNAVETVGNLTKHRRAPMVIPSDGGYRLVYVPAVSGESIANAYQRNLVDAAKAIYKSNPPLTQWDLRYEFAKFMDNNHLTPALLKIVQSKPKDVVAAKHEFEKIAIKESIVADVAGFLYAEETLPVKRTSRFYTGYMLPTYDSIEATAIEAQFHARHMPAETGAGGQRAAQMIYYVEIASALYGVTVSLDLDGIGRTSLVRVEDAVDPSERANRIKAALAALQGLFLGFGFGAKLSRFTPVKRIVSGVAILTKPIATTASPAQVPSYIEDTEAKAIKLASSLNKLGINVSYDVIAYGGKPKDSKTKRASTPEEFFEYVIDSALRFSGIQT, encoded by the coding sequence ATGGCTAGCATGTCTATAAGTCTTAGGGTTGAGGTTAATGCAGAGGCTTTCAACGCTGTGGAGACTGTTGGCAATCTAACTAAGCATAGAAGAGCTCCAATGGTGATCCCCAGTGATGGTGGTTATAGGCTTGTCTACGTTCCTGCTGTAAGCGGTGAATCTATTGCTAATGCGTATCAAAGAAATTTAGTTGATGCTGCTAAGGCAATCTATAAGTCTAATCCTCCCCTCACTCAGTGGGATCTTAGGTATGAGTTTGCTAAGTTCATGGATAATAATCATCTAACCCCAGCACTCTTGAAGATCGTCCAGTCAAAGCCGAAGGATGTTGTCGCTGCTAAGCATGAGTTTGAGAAGATAGCTATTAAAGAATCTATCGTAGCTGATGTAGCAGGGTTCCTCTATGCGGAGGAGACCCTGCCTGTTAAGAGAACATCTAGATTCTATACAGGATATATGCTCCCAACCTATGACTCTATAGAGGCAACAGCGATCGAGGCACAGTTCCATGCAAGGCACATGCCAGCGGAGACCGGGGCTGGCGGGCAGAGGGCTGCCCAGATGATCTACTATGTTGAGATAGCATCAGCCCTCTACGGGGTAACTGTATCCCTCGACTTAGATGGTATTGGTAGAACATCTCTGGTAAGGGTTGAGGATGCTGTAGATCCTAGTGAGAGGGCTAACAGAATCAAAGCTGCCCTAGCAGCCCTCCAAGGCCTCTTCCTAGGCTTCGGCTTTGGGGCTAAGCTTAGTAGGTTCACACCGGTTAAGAGAATAGTGTCTGGAGTAGCTATACTGACAAAGCCGATAGCAACTACAGCATCGCCAGCTCAGGTTCCAAGCTATATAGAGGATACAGAGGCAAAGGCGATTAAGCTTGCATCATCACTAAACAAGCTGGGGATCAATGTGAGCTACGATGTAATAGCCTATGGGGGGAAGCCGAAGGATAGCAAGACTAAGAGGGCTTCTACTCCTGAGGAGTTCTTCGAATATGTGATTGATAGCGCTCTTAGATTCTCAGGGATACAAACCTAG